A single region of the Mercenaria mercenaria strain notata chromosome 6, MADL_Memer_1, whole genome shotgun sequence genome encodes:
- the LOC123549413 gene encoding uncharacterized protein LOC123549413: MATNGNCLSLNQVNARCINNEYPRAWGLGCRRCEHLDSSVMPWSVLEALESWQVPRQLELNSRVVSHIERLATLFGVTQLHMQCQEYIQKNAPPDSQNLNLRPENQIEPDSSINGAQPAGREERLISTPDDNSQGSNLSRSNSVCSGISSDLGNSSFGMVVKTEPLHLASYEAAQSRHSSPGAKSGTSFNNMSLPENLQTGNQSGQNETSMSMLEKLMSPIVNLKKLPKNITPATVVMVSDDENDDVSNENKSSQRKPAQYSLEEKEAIAIEAKRYGTTHVANTRNIPLPDILSWMMLFGLRNPSNQRLGKHGKQVNHDADLALVRWIVQQQEMNGCVDLNSMKQYALTVHQQTNPKFCASKTWLGNFLQRNMSVLQGTKFVQGDKGDELDIYGSSEMSDVVVKQEVLDSENKDVHSGENVLETLGQHTVLEDIPLNEQQLVNEVVEAGLSAVDDDDDDDNYEDDNFVDDNNVNDLGNSHHASPTTETSGPNLEMIQTPFGKRPIIIGQSKAFDAKSERKIVQWVLERQARDGYVFTDDFKNYARSLYKGSKVFGATQAWMKKFLRRNRALKNVKFCSKFKNVYSTEDKVNCVAMAKRYGVSYAAKHTGINQKVIHCWKLAHDKGMLNVDQSALMKIDALCSSFPSHTLSQSSETPTTSGINSSANFSPSVVDQATRGIVPEFEKKIVQEIKDLQLREGSVNYNDISKISQSIYKETRPNFKASYNWVKSFLDRHKQALVDIELENVSKLLIENDSPAVLNEHKDSQLNNPKITEMVDQALLAIGNGENLGDGSGEQSVKEKRPVIVGPSVMFDRKTERKLVDWALEKQETDGYVFTDDFKLFAKSVHTGPKNFSASSGWMTLFLRRHRVLKKVQWRSKYKNNYTEEEKIAAVAQAKRLGTGHVGRILGIEPKLISAWRFKMEKNAPKQTFWKGTKIKKFGMKSVQARYVPVKHTALSLGGSDAARGIVPEFEQRIVDLILEEHQKEGSISYEEMSRIAQSVYKETRPTFKASYAWIRNFMKRNEQSLQDLNIDNVKKVFLPEDEGIENSSADGNSAHEVDDFRLQKIFHKRPIIVGQSRSLDTKTEKKLVHWTVEQQEKNGYVFLDQFKSYAQSLYKGQKKFAATQAWRIKFLRRNHNALKNVKFQSSFRNQYSLEEKKVIVQEAKKYGAAHVAKTTGIEHCLINAWRQKLERMGIIPAEGPSPVQSPSTSSERPNFVSKLKQIKDHVGPGLYSYRGIVPAFEKKIVTMIMNKMDEEGSVSYQDVSNFSRAVYKETRPHFKASYNWIKDFIKRHKKELRHAEFEQSKRISHDIEPDTEIIIPEDHIGNVEKYLNDEEAGGSSTTDKKSAAVKEDSLASWESQSEMDIVIDNPEDPNYESQFQGDSAGISKTTSDKVDIGKIVAKRPIIIGKAVHFNRKTEKKIVEWLMETQNREGFVFTDDFRRYARSLYTGPPEKFGATNAWIAKFLRRNRLEGKIEFQSKLKGNNAKFEEKICELIQEQQQKEESVSHEDIQKITQSVYKETRPNFRACYGWIKDFLKRNKDKLVGVDFENVKKVYIPDEDERDGVLIQNYDPSKSLPYLDTSSSSITGHTDERSNLSFSDGQSHDSSWFDLESSVDHDSSRSHIDQSPKSVLEKLASQKRPVIIGPPRGMDSKTEKKLVHWMQEQQEKDGCVYLDLFKEYAKSVHSGPKKFAATQAWMTKFKQRNHEALKNVVIKSRFRNEYSMEEKLQIVEQAKRLGCNHVGRQLGINGGVIYSWKVQLEQMDKLGGGAAFNESFDSAESSSRGVVPEFENSIVRMVLETQRAKGSVTYEDVSVCARSVYKETRPNFKASNNWVMDFIRKYKADFKDVNFENQRKIHTEEEKLHILSEEKKYGTDHVVKKRNISASTIYQWKRNMQAKAIPIPKYKAIVSSKIKKKYARGKNIKTYTLEEKRNMVAVAEANGVTYAALKLGISRTMLGKWIRYFRDQGENIVINYTHSSTMKKELVQKVVAWVLEENDKLGIVLTNRIIEHARKVFEEAYTGYNATQNWLEGFLAQNSEKFEKVRFRDVGDRDMDFSDEIKLKLSRYAEKHGAVETAELAGLQPKIIYHWRRNMKMKGHDLTVDTPAKVEVKQEDATSSSSAEPKSLMQQKLDRIAAKYSTDERKAIVSEASVSGVSATASKHKLPLPLMLKWMKLYLDGTDIISQSASRSASVSSEERSQDRSQEKLKVRLPSIEKAAKSSDLYKKHSKEYKKQVVEEAKKIGVKQMCEKTGLSNSTVYYWMKEERENSVDSSRDSMEKSGSSARSSLDRESSNPVPIKDIKREPGLPDTLNASGSDSPSKNRYVQQPLKLPRKYTEEQKLEAAQRALEIGHKPAAIELDIPLTNVKRWFEMYKDRLIGQTLKSKSPAASQKSTPVMSKEANVESPTRISVEDRKRKISETVTSPGSTTKRFKYTDEDRIAFVKETEVIGTSAVAAKAGVSMDLVYRWRSKFLKAIRAEREAAEEANDTTANNESESLPSSPKMPAPRNSVFDIAAREGMTVVNQGKSKTDEAQFAYLGLPVNKNVGENSPEDEVSNALSEVTSDDKNKSDVDFVNFESVRSGHDLSDSAYDGHATDLIEISDDTDDSPNVHSFDDIDIIAADQILEMTSSYMEAEKEHERDPFGFEKDTRIEKGEHGLGKNSLSILEDTDTVGNVESESETTSVGVKVKDSVTSEEKEGDSEEGSMGMIKIVNIKSEASTQ, from the exons ATGGCAACTAATGGAAATTGTCTCAGCCTTAATCAAGTtaat gCAAGATGCATTAACAATGAATACCCGCGAGCCTGGGGATTGGGCTGCAGGCGTTGCGAGCATCTGGACAGTTCTGTGATGCCATGGTCTGTGTTGGAAGCACTAGAATCTTGGCAAGTGCCTC GTCAGCTAGAGCTGAACAGCCGTGTTGTAAGTCATATAGAGAGGCTGGCAACTTTGTTTGGTGTCACACAGCTCCACATGCAGTGTCAGGAATACATTCAGAAAAATGCCCCACCAGATAGCCAAAACCTTAATCTCAGACCAGAGAACCAAATTGAACCAGATTCCAGTATAAATGGAGCACAGCCTGCTGGAAGAGAGGAACGCTTGATTAGCACACCAGATGACAACAGTCAGGGTTCAAACCTGAGTCGAAGTAACTCTGTATGTTCTGGAATCAGTAGTGACCTCGGCAACAGTTCTTTTGGAATGGTTGTTAAAACTGAACCATTACACCTTGCATCGTATGAAGCAGCTCAAAGTAGACATTCCTCCCCAG GAGCAAAGTCAGGTACCAGCTTCAACAACATGTCATTGCCAGAAAACCTTCAGACAGGGAACCAGTCAGGACAGAATGAAACTTCCATGAGTATGTTAGAAAAACTGATGAGTCCAATAGTCAACCtgaaaaaattaccaaaaaacaTTACACCGGCAACCGTTGTCATGGTTAgtgatgatgaaaatgatgatgtttcaaatgaaaataaatcttcgCAAAGAAAACCGGCACAGTATAGTTTGGAAGAGAAAGAGGCAATTGCTATAGAAGCAAAGAGATATGGGACAACTCATGTTGCAAACACAAGAAACATTCCATTACCTGATATTCTTAGCTGGATGATGCTGTTTGGTTTACGTAACCCTAGCAACCAAAGGCTTGGTAAACATGGGAAACAAGTAAACCACGACGCTGATCTAGCTCTTGTACGTTGGATTGTCCAGCAACAAGAGATGAATGGATGTGTTGATTTAAATAGTATGAAACAATATGCTCTCACTGTACACCAACAAACAAATCCTAAATTTTGTGCTTCAAAAACATGGCTTGGCAACTTTCTCCAAAGAAATATGTCAGTGCTACAAGGCACGAAATTTGTCCAAGGTGATAAAGGTGATGAACTAGACATTTATGGGAGTTCTGAAATGTCAGATGTTGTTGTGAAGCAAGAAGTTCTTGATAGTGAAAACAAAGATGTTCATTCAGGGGAAAATGTGTTAGAGACTTTAGGACAACATACGGTTTTGGAGGATATTCCATTAAATGAACAACAGCTTGTAAATGAAGTTGTTGAAGCTGGACTCAGTGCAgttgatgacgatgatgatgatgacaattaTGAAGATGATAATTTTGTTGATGATAACAATGTTAATGACTTAGGAAATTCTCATCATGCTAGCCCAACAACAGAAACCAGTGGTCCAAATCTTGAAATGATCCAAACCCCATTCGGAAAGAGACCAATTATAATAGGACAGTCAAAAGCATTTGATGCCAAGTCTGAAAGAAAGATTGTACAGTGGGTATTGGAACGACAAGCTAGAGATGGttatgtttttactgatgattTTAAAAACTATGCTAGATCTCTTTATAAAGGTTCCAAAGTGTTTGGTGCAACTCAGGCTTGGATGAAAAAATTCTTAAGGAGAAATAGGGCTTTGAAAAATGTGAAGTTTTGTTCCAAGTTTAAGAATGTCTATTCAACTGAAGACAAAGTGAACTGTGTAGCTATGGCTAAGAGATATGGGGTTTCATATGCAGCGAAGCATACAGGCATTAACCAGAAGGTCATTCATTGTTGGAAACTGGCTCATGATAAGGGAATGTTGAATGTAGACCAGTCCGCTTTAATGAAGATTGATGCTCTGTGTTCAAGTTTTCCTTCACATACATTGTCACAGAGCAGTGAAACTCCTACTACCTCAGGCATTAATTCATCAGCTAACTTCAGTCCAAGTGTTGTGGACCAAGCAACTCGTGGCATTGTTCCAGAGTTCGAGAAGAAAATAGTGCAAGAAATTAAGGATTTGCAGTTACGCGAAGGAAGTGTGAATTATAATGACATTAGCAAGATCAGTCAATCAATTTATAAGGAGACTAGACCAAACTTTAAGGCAAGTTATAACTGGGTTAAATCCTTCTTAGACAGGCACAAACAAGCTTTAGTAGATATTGAGCTGGAAAATGTAAGTAAATTGTTAATAGAGAATGATTCTCCAGCAGTTTTAAATGAACACAAAGACAGTCAGTTAAATAATCCAAAAATTACTGAAATGGTAGACCAAGCACTGTTGGCTATTGGTAATGGGGAAAATCTTGGGGATGGCTCAGGAGAGCAGTCTGTGAAAGAGAAGAGGCCTGTCATTGTAGGACCGTCGGTTATGTTTGACAGGAAGACTGAACGGAAATTAGTAGACTGGGCCCTGGAGAAACAAGAAACTGATGGGTATGTCTTTACTGATGATTTTAAACTGTTTGCCAAATCTGTTCATACTGGACCCAAAAATTTCTCTGCTTCGTCTGGATGGATGACCCTGTTTCTACGGAGACATCGTGTTCTGAAAAAGGTGCAGTGGAGGTCTAAATACAAGAACAATTATACAGAGGAGGAAAAAATAGCAGCTGTAGCACAAGCGAAGCGGTTAGGAACGGGACATGTTGGAAGAATATTAGGGATTGAACCCAAGTTAATTTCTGCATGGAGGTTCAAAATGGAGAAGAATGccccaaaacaaacattctggaagggtacaaaaataaagaaatttggtaTGAAATCAGTACAGGCAAGATATGTACCTGTAAAACATACTGCATTGAGCCTTGGTGGATCAGACGCAGCTAGGGGTATAGTGCCGGAATTTGAACAGAGGATTGTGGATTTAATTCTAGAAGAGCACCAGAAAGAAGGTAGTATTTCCTATGAGGAAATGAGTCGAATTGCCCAATCTGTTTATAAAGAAACCAGACCCACCTTTAAAGCATCCTATGCATGGATAAGAAACTTCATGAAACGCAATGAACAAAGTCTGCAAGATCTCAATATTGACAATGTGAAGAAGGTTTTCCTGCCCGAGGATGAAGGAATAGAGAATTCCAGTGCTGATGGGAATTCAGCACATGAGGTAGATGATTTTAGGCTACAAAAAATATTCCATAAAAGACCAATTATTGTTGGACAGTCCAGATCTCTAGACACCAAAACAGAAAAGAAACTGGTACATTGGACTGTTGAACAGCAAGAGAAAAATGGATACGTGTTTTTAGACCAGTTTAAATCATATGCACAGTCACTTTATAAGGGCCAGAAAAAATTTGCTGCAACTCAGGCTTGGAGAATAAAATTCCTCAGACGAAATCATAATGCTTTAAaaaatgtgaagtttcagtcaaGTTTCAGAAATCAGTATTCCTTAGAAGAGAAGAAGGTGATTGTACAAGAAGCTAAAAAGTACGGTGCAGCACATGTGGCTAAAACAACTGGAATTGAGCATTGTCTTATTAATGCATGGAGACAAAAGCTGGAGAGAATGGGCATTATTCCTGCAGAGGGTCCTAGTCCTGTTCAGAGCCCAAGTACATCTAGTGAGAGGCCAAACTTTGTCTCAAAATTAAAGCAGATAAAAGACCATGTTGGGCCAGGATTGTACAGTTACAGAGGAATCGTTCCTGCTTTTGAAAAGAAGATTGTGACAATGATAATGAACAAGATGGATGAAGAAGGAAGCGTCTCTTACCAAGATGTAAGTAACTTCTCCAGAGCAGTATACAAAGAAACACGACCACACTTCAAGGCCAGTTACAACTGGATCAAGGATTTCATCAAGAGACATAAGAAAGAGTTGAGACATGCAGAGTTTGAGCAGAGTAAAAGAATCTCTCATGATATAGAGCCAGATACAGAAATAATTATTCCAGAAGATCACATTGGTAATGTTGAAAAGTACCTGAATGATGAGGAAGCTGGTGGAAGTTCAACAACAGATAAAAAATCTGCAGCAGTTAAAGAAGACTCTCTTGCTTCATGGGAAAGTCAGTCTGAAATGGATATAGTCATTGATAACCCTGAAGATCCAAATTATGAATCACAGTTTCAGGGAGATTCTGCAGGTATATCTAAAACCACATCAGACAAAGTGGACATTGGAAAAATTGTAGCTAAAAGGCCAATCATAATTGGAAAAGCAGTACATTTCAATCGTAAAACTGAAAAGAAGATAGTCGAATGGTTAATGGAGACTCAGAACAGAGAAGGTTTTGTGTTTACTGATGACTTCAGGAGATATGCAAGATCATTGTATACTGGACCTCCAGAGAAGTTTGGTGCTACAAATGCTTGGATTGCTAAGTTTCTGAGACGAAATAGGCTGGAGGGCAAGATAGAATTTCAGTCAAAGTTGAAGGGTAATAATGcaaaatttgaggaaaaaatatGTGAACTTATACAAGAACAACAACAGAAGGAAGAAAGTGTTTCACATGAAGACATTCAGAAGATAACACAGTCAGTGTATAAAGAAACAAGACCAAATTTTAGAGCATGCTATGGCTGGATAAAAGATTTTTTGAAAAGGAATAAAGACAAGCTCGTTGGAgttgattttgaaaatgtaaagaaaGTCTACATTCCTGATGAAGATGAGAGAGATGGTGTGCTGATCCAAAATTATGATCCATCAAAGAGTTTACCGTATTTGGACACTTCCTCTTCAAGCATTACTGGCCATACAGATGAGAGAAGTAACTTGAGCTTTTCTGATGGACAAAGTCATGATAGTTCTTGGTTTGACCTTGAAAGCTCAGTCGACCATGACAGTTCAAGGTCACACATCGACCAATCACCAAAAAGTGTTCTAGAAAAACTAGCTAGTCAGAAACGACCGGTTATAATTGGACCACCTAGAGGAATGGatagtaaaacagaaaaaaaacttgttcatTGGATGCAGGAACAACAAGAAAAAGATGGTTGTGTATATTTAGATCTCTTTAAAGAATATGCCAAATCAGTTCACTCAGGACCTAAAAAATTTGCAGCTACACAAGCTTGGATGACAAAATTCAAACAGCGTAATCATGAAGCTCTGAAAAATGTTGTTATAAAATCAAGGTTTAGAAATGAGTACTCGATGGAAGAGAAACTTCAAATTGTAGAGCAGGCAAAGAGACTTGGTTGTAACCATGTTGGCAGACAGCTGGGTATTAATGGCGGAGTTATATACAGCTGGAAGGTCCAGTTAGAACAAATGGATAAACTTGGAGGTGGTGCTGCATTTAATGAGTCTTTTGATTCTGCAGAATCCAGTTCAAGAGGTGTTGTTCCTGAATTCGAAAACAGTATTGTTAGAATGGTTCTTGAAACACAAAGGGCTAAAGGAAGTGTAACATATGAAGATGTGAGTGTATGTGCAAGGTCAGTGTACAAAGAAACAAGGCCAAACTTTAAAGCCAGTAATAATTGGGTTATggattttataagaaaatataaggCAGACTTTAAAGATGTGAATTTTGAAAATCAGAGAAAAATCCATACAGAAGAagaaaaattgcatattttgtctGAAGAAAAGAAGTATGGCACAGATCATGTTGTAAAGAAGAGAAATATTTCAGCAAGTACAATTTACCAATGGAAGAGAAATATGCAAGCAAAAGCCATTCCAATACCAAAATACAAGGCGATAGTTAgctcaaaaataaaaaagaagtatgCAAGAGGTAAGAATATCAAGACATACACACTAGAAGAGAAAAGAAATATGGTGGCTGTAGCTGAAGCAAATGGTGTGACATATGCTGCCCTCAAACTCGGTATAAGCAGAACCATGTTAGGTAAATGGATTCGTTATTTCAGAGATCAAGGGGAAAACATTGTTATTAACTACACTCATTCATCTACAATGAAAAAAGAACTTGTCCAGAAAGTTGTGGCATGGGTGCTTGAAGAAAATGATAAACTGGGCATTGTTCTTACGAATAGAATCATAGAACATGCAAGAAAGGTATTTGAAGAGGCATACACTGGTTATAATGCCACACAAAACTGGCTAGAAGGTTTCCTTGCACAGAACTCAGAGAAATTTGAAAAAGTGAGGTTTAGAGACGTTGGTGACAGGGATATGGACTTCTCAGATGAAATCAAACTGAAGTTATCAAGGTATGCCGAAAAACATGGTGCGGTTGAAACAGCAGAACTTGCTGGACTACAACCTAAGATCATATATCACTGGAGGAGGAATATGAAAATGAAGGGACATGATTTGACTGTTGATACACCAGCTAAAGTAGAGGTTAAGCAAGAGGATGCTACTAGTAGTTCTTCAGCAGAACCAAAAAGTCTCATGCAGCAAAAATTAGATAGGATAGCTGCTAAATACAGTACAGATGAAAGGAAAGCTATTGTTTCAGAAGCAAGTGTGAGTGGAGTGTCAGCTACCGCTTCTAAACACAAGTTACCTTTACCCTTGATGTTGAAGTGGATGAAATTGTACTTAGATGGTACTGATATAATAAGTCAGTCAGCTTCCAGATCGGCGAGTGTTTCTAGTGAGGAGAGAAGTCAAGACAGGTCTCAAGAAAAATTGAAAGTGAGGCTACCAAGTATAGAGAAGGCAGCAAAATCTTCAGATTTGTACAAAAAACATTCCAAAGAGTATAAGAAACAAGTTGTTGAAGAAGCCAAAAAGATTGGTGTAAAGCAGATGTGTGAGAAAACAGGACTTTCAAATTCTACAGTGTACTACTGGATGAAAGAAGAGAGAGAAAATAGTGTAGACAGCTCTAGAGATTCAATGGAAAAGTCTGGTTCCAGTGCCAGGTCTAGTTTAGACAGGGAATCATCAAATCCTGTCccaataaaagatataaaaagggAGCCAGGTTTACCAGATACATTGAACGCAAGTGGTAGTGACAGTCCTTCGAAAAACAGATATGTACAACAGCCATTAAAATTACCTAGAAAGTACACAGAGGAGCAGAAGCTTGAAGCAGCCCAGAGAGCACTTGAAATTGGACATAAACCAGCTGCTATTGAATTAGATATTCCATTAACTAATGTAAAAAGATGGTTTGAAATGTATAAAGACAGACTCATAGGACAAACTTTAAAGTCTAAATCTCCAGCTGCAAGCCAAAAATCAACACCTGTTATGTCTAAAGAGGCAAATGTTGAATCTCCAACAAGAATAAGCGTTGAAgatagaaaaaggaaaatatcaGAGACCGTAACTTCACCTGGTAGCACTACAAAAAGATTCAAATATACTGATGAAGATCGAATTGCATTTGTAAAGGAGACAGAAGTGATTGGAACATCAGCAGTAGCTGCTAAAGCTGGGGTTTCTATGGATCTTGTATATAGATGGAGATCTAAGTTTTTGAAAGCAATCAGAGCTGAAAGAGAAGCAGCAGAAGAAGCAAATGATACAACTGCCAACAATGAATCTGAAAGTTTACCAAGCTCTCCAAAGATGCCAGCACCTAGAAATTCAGTTTTTGATATTGCAGCAAGAGAAGGTATGACTGTAGTTAATCAAGGAAAGTCAAAAACTGATGAAGCACAGTTTGCATATCTTGGTTTACCAGTAAATAAGAATGTAGGTGAAAATTCACCAGAGGATGAAGTAAGCAATGCCCTTTCTGAAGTAACTTCCGATGATAAGAATAAAAGTGAtgttgattttgtaaattttgaatcaGTGAGAAGTGGTCATGACTTAAGTGATAGTGCTTATGATGGACATGCTACTGATTTGATTGAAATAAGTGATGATACTGATGATAGTCCAAATGTTCATTCTTTTGATGATATTGATATTATTGCTGCAGATCAGATATTGGAGATGACTTCGAGTTACATGGAGGCAGAAAAAGAGCATGAAAGAGATCCCTTTGGGTTTGAAAAAGACACAAGAATAGAGAAAGGTGAACATGGTCTAGGTAAAAATTCTTTAAGTATTTTGGAAGATACAGACACAGTAGGCAATGTTGAAAGTGAATCAGAAACTACTTCAGTGGGAGTAAAAGTGAAAGATTCTGTTACAAGTGAGGAAAAGGAGGGTGATTCAGAGGAAGGAAGCATGGGTATGATAAAAATAGTTAACATTAAAAGTGAAGCATCTACGCAATAA